One genomic region from Thermoanaerobaculia bacterium encodes:
- the rplW gene encoding 50S ribosomal protein L23 — MRHPQQIIIRPILTEKSTLLKETSNTMCFEIDRRANKIEVRKAIEVLFNVRVVDVKIVTQRGKLKRWGRFEGKSPNWKKAYVRLAPGQKPIEFFEGV; from the coding sequence ATGAGGCACCCCCAGCAGATCATCATCCGTCCTATCCTTACGGAAAAGAGTACCCTTTTGAAGGAAACCTCCAACACGATGTGCTTCGAGATTGACCGGAGGGCCAACAAGATTGAGGTCCGCAAGGCGATTGAGGTCCTCTTCAACGTGAGAGTGGTTGACGTTAAGATCGTTACCCAGCGCGGCAAGCTCAAACGCTGGGGCCGCTTTGAGGGCAAGTCCCCCAACTGGAAGAAAGCATACGTTCGACTTGCCCCGGGCCAGAAACCCATTGAATTCTTTGAAGGGGTGTGA
- the rplD gene encoding 50S ribosomal protein L4, with product MVKVTVHNWDFEPVEELELPEEIFSVPLRRHLLWEYIRVYRANQRQGTASTKTRAEVAGSGKKLWRQKGTGRARMGSIRSPLWRKGGTVHGPRPRDYSLKMNKKQKRLALRMALSQRFRDNDLIVLDTLELNEHKTKELRNRMNKLSVQSGVLFVDSIADNRNLFLASRNLPKVDFVHVDTLNTYDVVGHRKVIFSKPAIQKVTEVLKP from the coding sequence TACCGTACATAACTGGGATTTCGAGCCCGTTGAAGAGCTCGAGCTTCCGGAAGAGATTTTCAGCGTTCCTCTGCGGCGCCATCTTCTCTGGGAGTACATCCGGGTCTACCGGGCGAACCAGCGACAGGGAACCGCCTCCACAAAGACAAGAGCGGAAGTCGCCGGATCCGGAAAAAAGCTCTGGCGGCAAAAGGGTACCGGCCGCGCCCGAATGGGCAGCATCCGGTCGCCCCTCTGGAGAAAGGGAGGCACCGTTCACGGTCCCCGTCCCAGAGATTATTCCCTGAAAATGAACAAGAAGCAGAAGCGGCTTGCCCTTCGCATGGCGCTGTCTCAGAGGTTCAGGGATAACGACCTGATCGTTCTGGATACACTGGAGCTCAATGAGCATAAGACGAAGGAACTTCGAAACCGAATGAACAAACTGTCCGTGCAGAGCGGTGTTCTTTTCGTCGACTCCATTGCGGATAATCGTAATCTTTTTCTGGCATCGCGGAACCTTCCAAAGGTTGACTTTGTCCATGTCGATACGCTGAACACCTATGACGTGGTCGGTCACCGGAAGGTTATCTTCTCCAAACCGGCGATCCAGAAAGTCACGGAGGTCCTGAAACCATGA